Proteins encoded together in one Bacteroides ovatus window:
- the pfkA gene encoding 6-phosphofructokinase: MGTVKCIGILTSGGDAPGMNAAIRAVTRAAIYNGLQVKGIYRGYKGLVTGEIKEFKSQNVSNIIQLGGTILKTARCKEFTTPEGRQLAYDNMKKEGIDALVIIGGDGSLTGARIFAQEFDVPCIGLPGTIDNDLYGTDTTIGYDTALNTILDAVDKIRDTATSHERLFFVEVMGRDAGFLALNGAIASGAEAAIIPEFSTEVDQLEEFIKNGFRKSKNSSIVLVAESELTGGAMHYAERVKNEYPQYDVRVTILGHLQRGGSPTAHDRILASRLGAAAIDAIMEDQRNVMIGIEHDEIVYVPFSKAIKNDKPIKRDLVTVLKELSI, translated from the coding sequence ATGGGAACAGTTAAGTGTATCGGAATTTTGACCTCCGGAGGTGATGCTCCGGGAATGAACGCTGCTATACGTGCAGTGACACGTGCAGCTATCTACAATGGATTGCAAGTCAAAGGTATATACAGAGGCTATAAAGGTCTGGTCACGGGTGAAATCAAGGAATTTAAGAGTCAGAATGTGAGTAATATCATCCAGTTGGGTGGTACTATCCTGAAAACAGCCCGTTGTAAAGAGTTCACGACTCCGGAAGGTCGCCAGTTGGCTTATGATAATATGAAAAAAGAAGGCATTGATGCCTTGGTTATCATTGGTGGAGACGGTTCACTGACAGGTGCACGCATCTTTGCACAGGAATTTGATGTTCCATGTATCGGACTGCCGGGAACTATTGATAATGACCTTTACGGTACAGATACTACCATCGGATATGACACTGCATTAAATACGATATTGGACGCTGTGGATAAGATTCGCGACACGGCCACTTCACACGAACGTTTGTTCTTTGTAGAAGTGATGGGACGTGATGCCGGTTTCCTTGCACTGAACGGAGCAATCGCTTCGGGAGCGGAAGCTGCTATTATTCCGGAATTCAGTACGGAAGTCGACCAACTGGAAGAGTTTATCAAGAACGGATTCCGTAAATCAAAAAACAGTAGTATTGTATTGGTAGCCGAAAGCGAACTGACCGGAGGAGCCATGCATTATGCCGAACGTGTGAAAAACGAATACCCGCAATACGATGTACGTGTGACGATCTTAGGTCACTTGCAACGTGGTGGTAGCCCGACTGCCCACGACCGTATCCTGGCAAGCCGCCTCGGTGCTGCTGCTATCGATGCTATTATGGAAGATCAACGTAACGTAATGATCGGAATCGAACATGATGAAATCGTTTACGTACCGTTCAGCAAGGCTATTAAGAATGACAAACCAATCAAGAGAGATCTTGTCACTGTATTGAAAGAGCTTTCAATCTAA
- the tnpB gene encoding IS66 family insertion sequence element accessory protein TnpB (TnpB, as the term is used for proteins encoded by IS66 family insertion elements, is considered an accessory protein, since TnpC, encoded by a neighboring gene, is a DDE family transposase.), with protein MLGLSANLNYYLFNGNVDLRKGIFRLCESIREEMSLDPSDASNVYMFMSRNRKVVKILHYERGFYVLYEKRPVMGKFKKPVFDEVSRCYRIQWSDMAYLTESIVVDKMYVSPKG; from the coding sequence ATGCTTGGACTGAGTGCTAACCTTAACTATTACCTGTTTAACGGTAATGTTGATTTGCGGAAAGGCATTTTCCGTCTGTGTGAGAGTATAAGGGAAGAAATGTCCCTTGACCCGAGCGATGCGTCCAATGTATATATGTTCATGTCCCGGAACCGAAAGGTTGTGAAGATACTTCATTACGAACGCGGTTTTTATGTGCTTTACGAAAAACGTCCTGTTATGGGCAAATTCAAGAAACCTGTATTTGATGAAGTCTCCAGGTGCTACCGGATACAGTGGTCGGACATGGCTTATCTTACGGAAAGCATTGTAGTTGACAAGATGTACGTTAGTCCGAAAGGCTAA
- the tnpC gene encoding IS66 family transposase, whose translation MIDERAYELLCCQLGLANEEKAGLRKQNKELIARLESIEESNRENSKNLIDTINDLKDTIEKQSTTVEHYRKEMELMRKQLEAKDEVNRMLANEISNLRLQLEDSRKHRFGRTSEQRRLLNNRNLDKSALEQSEYDGSDRKDDNNKTDDNETGSNTSSGNIPAQNSKPSRRKETAPRAGKTKLKVDKVVVHEVDEYYTLPEGGRFMNRNGMPDVWEYRVIEHVRAYNVEHVYKVARVKLADGTFTSTMEHPLKNLGGIFSPELLARLLCLKYDFSMPENRQIRLLAREGIHISNTTLNSYIHNGIAKLREFMEDVFKEFVQRANYLMVDETTELVGVETKEGKAYRRKYLWAFFAKHIKMVYYHYNNGSRSSDAAKSFLEYFMGTISTDGYTVYRMFDGDDSKVLHIGCWTHCRRLWVDALPSDRTAMDIIDPIGEMFRNEDLFRMMKLSGEQIKERRLKLTGPILERIHHKVVIMMQDAKIMANELMRKAVNYTINQWKSLRNILKDGSAEISNNLCEQRMKPVKLLLKNCMNVGSEDAAENSAFTFSLIESCKLNGIDPQNYLKHLFECILHGKDCDKKALLPCFYKPEC comes from the coding sequence ATGATTGATGAAAGAGCATACGAGTTACTTTGCTGCCAGCTGGGTCTGGCGAATGAGGAAAAGGCAGGTCTTCGCAAACAGAATAAAGAATTGATTGCGAGGCTTGAGTCTATTGAAGAATCCAACAGGGAGAACTCTAAAAATCTGATAGATACCATCAATGATCTCAAAGATACCATCGAAAAGCAGTCAACCACGGTTGAACATTACAGGAAAGAAATGGAACTTATGAGAAAGCAGCTTGAAGCAAAGGATGAGGTGAACAGGATGCTGGCAAACGAGATCTCCAATCTCAGACTTCAGCTTGAGGACAGCAGGAAACACCGTTTCGGCCGTACTTCCGAGCAAAGAAGGCTGTTGAACAACCGTAATCTCGACAAGTCCGCTCTGGAACAATCCGAGTATGACGGTTCTGACAGGAAGGATGATAATAATAAGACCGATGATAACGAAACCGGCAGCAATACCTCTTCCGGCAACATACCTGCCCAGAACAGCAAACCTTCAAGGAGAAAGGAAACCGCACCACGTGCCGGGAAAACAAAATTGAAAGTTGACAAGGTGGTAGTACATGAAGTGGACGAGTATTACACGCTTCCAGAAGGGGGACGGTTTATGAACCGCAACGGTATGCCTGATGTGTGGGAATACAGGGTCATAGAACATGTAAGGGCTTATAACGTGGAGCATGTTTACAAGGTGGCAAGGGTAAAGCTTGCGGACGGCACTTTCACAAGCACCATGGAACATCCGCTGAAAAACCTTGGAGGTATCTTCTCTCCTGAACTGCTTGCCCGTCTGCTTTGTCTGAAATATGACTTCAGCATGCCTGAGAACAGACAGATAAGACTGCTTGCAAGAGAGGGTATCCACATAAGCAATACCACGCTGAACAGCTATATCCATAACGGAATCGCCAAACTAAGGGAGTTCATGGAAGATGTCTTCAAGGAGTTTGTACAGAGAGCTAATTACCTTATGGTTGATGAGACTACTGAGCTTGTTGGAGTGGAAACAAAGGAAGGTAAGGCTTACAGGAGAAAGTACTTATGGGCTTTCTTTGCCAAGCATATTAAGATGGTCTATTATCACTATAATAACGGCAGCAGGTCGTCCGATGCGGCAAAATCATTCCTGGAATATTTTATGGGAACCATATCCACTGACGGATATACGGTTTACAGGATGTTTGACGGAGACGACTCAAAGGTGCTTCATATAGGATGCTGGACGCATTGTAGAAGGTTGTGGGTTGATGCCCTGCCTTCAGACAGAACAGCGATGGACATAATAGATCCTATCGGTGAGATGTTCAGAAATGAAGACCTGTTCCGTATGATGAAACTCAGCGGTGAGCAGATTAAGGAAAGAAGGCTTAAGCTAACAGGACCGATTCTTGAACGTATCCATCATAAGGTGGTCATTATGATGCAGGATGCGAAGATTATGGCTAACGAACTGATGAGAAAGGCCGTGAACTATACGATAAACCAGTGGAAATCCTTGAGAAATATCCTCAAGGACGGTTCAGCAGAAATCTCGAACAACCTCTGTGAGCAAAGGATGAAACCTGTAAAGCTGCTGCTCAAGAACTGTATGAACGTTGGCAGTGAGGATGCGGCAGAAAACTCTGCATTCACCTTCTCTCTGATAGAAAGCTGTAAGTTGAACGGCATAGACCCTCAGAATTACCTGAAACACTTGTTTGAATGTATTCTTCATGGTAAGGACTGCGACAAGAAGGCTCTTCTGCCATGTTTCTATAAACCGGAATGTTAA
- a CDS encoding PepSY-associated TM helix domain-containing protein, which produces MKKIFRKIHLWLSVPFGLIITLVCFSGAMLVFENEANEWFRRDLYYVETVKESPLPMDKLLEKVATTLPDSVSVTGVSISSDPGRAYQVSLSKPRRASLYVDQYTGEVKGKSERSGFFMFMFRMHRWLLDSMNPGNEGIFWGKMIVGVSTLLLVFVLISGIVIWWPRTRKALKNSLKITATKGWRRFWYDLHVAGGMYALIFLLAMALTGLTWSFPWYRTAFYKVFGVEVQQRAAQGHEQKSDAQKRDTKLAAHREKKREGNEVRKGERGGRPENNHSDMYSVTSPFVYWQEIYDKLGRQNPEYKQISISSGTASVSFNRFGNQRASDRYSFNTDNGEFTETSLYQHQDKSGKIRGWIYSVHVGNWGGMFTRILTFIAALLGAALPLTGYYLWIKRLIKVRK; this is translated from the coding sequence ATGAAAAAAATATTCAGAAAGATACATTTGTGGCTTTCCGTCCCTTTCGGACTGATAATAACTCTTGTCTGCTTCTCCGGTGCCATGCTGGTATTTGAAAATGAGGCGAATGAGTGGTTTCGACGCGATCTTTACTACGTAGAAACGGTAAAGGAGTCTCCTCTTCCTATGGATAAGTTGCTTGAAAAAGTGGCGACGACATTGCCTGACAGTGTATCGGTGACCGGTGTCAGCATATCTTCTGATCCCGGACGTGCGTATCAGGTTAGTCTTTCCAAACCACGTCGTGCATCTTTGTATGTAGACCAGTATACGGGCGAAGTAAAAGGAAAAAGCGAGCGTAGCGGCTTTTTTATGTTTATGTTCCGAATGCATCGCTGGCTTCTGGATAGTATGAATCCGGGAAATGAAGGAATCTTTTGGGGCAAAATGATTGTAGGTGTCAGTACGCTTTTACTTGTTTTTGTACTGATTTCGGGAATTGTCATTTGGTGGCCGCGTACACGTAAAGCATTGAAGAATAGCCTGAAAATAACAGCAACAAAAGGTTGGAGAAGGTTTTGGTATGACTTGCATGTGGCAGGCGGAATGTATGCTCTGATCTTTCTACTGGCTATGGCACTGACGGGATTGACCTGGTCTTTTCCGTGGTATCGGACGGCTTTCTATAAGGTCTTCGGGGTGGAAGTACAGCAACGTGCCGCCCAAGGACATGAACAGAAAAGTGATGCTCAAAAGAGGGATACCAAACTGGCAGCCCATCGAGAAAAGAAAAGAGAAGGAAATGAGGTTCGAAAGGGTGAAAGAGGCGGACGTCCGGAAAACAATCACAGTGATATGTACTCGGTAACTTCACCATTCGTTTATTGGCAGGAGATTTATGATAAACTAGGACGTCAGAATCCGGAGTATAAGCAAATCAGTATTTCTTCTGGTACGGCAAGCGTGTCTTTCAACCGTTTCGGGAATCAGCGGGCATCTGACCGTTATTCTTTCAATACGGATAATGGTGAATTTACAGAAACAAGTCTTTATCAACATCAAGACAAGTCGGGAAAGATTCGTGGTTGGATTTATTCTGTGCATGTTGGTAACTGGGGAGGAATGTTTACTCGCATACTTACCTTTATTGCTGCCTTATTGGGGGCTGCACTACCACTGACTGGATATTATTTATGGATAAAAAGACTCATAAAGGTACGGAAATGA
- a CDS encoding DUF4374 domain-containing protein codes for MKKFLLQAFAVAFCLGSGVFVASCDDDNNPVDNPPIDGETAYVVAATTGEASYLVVANSLDEGTVSTQGNGTEVIGGTYWVYKGLDYVFALVYNKGGAGTGASYYLGADGKMKEKYTYTYNRITSYGTWGDKVVTVSTGDSKITDEDQNVAQALLFNYLDATDGSQEEGTLLAENYLGNGEKVSWAGLVEANNKIYTSVIPMGMSKYGIKKWPEAVTDQELVTKTDGGSGSGAYTAGVIPSTQYPDNAYVAIYSGTNFNETPVIAKTDKIGYACGRMRSQYYQTIWAADNGDVYVFSPGYGRTAVSSSDLKKVTGQKPSGAMRIKAGATDFDPDYYVNFEEIGTKHPIFRCWHISEDYFLLQLYKKGAEDMINGGTSADVSELAVFKAEDQTIMPVTGLPADGKFGGEPYGEKGYAYMAVTVTTGEKPAFYKIDAKTGKAVKGLTVEADAITTVGKMEYLSK; via the coding sequence ATGAAGAAGTTTTTATTACAGGCTTTTGCCGTAGCTTTTTGTTTGGGTAGCGGTGTGTTTGTGGCATCTTGCGACGATGATAATAATCCGGTGGATAACCCGCCAATTGATGGAGAAACAGCTTATGTGGTGGCTGCCACAACTGGTGAAGCAAGTTATTTGGTAGTAGCCAATTCTTTGGATGAAGGAACAGTGTCGACTCAAGGGAATGGAACCGAAGTGATTGGCGGTACCTATTGGGTATATAAAGGACTGGATTATGTGTTTGCTTTAGTTTATAATAAAGGTGGCGCAGGTACAGGAGCTTCCTATTATCTGGGGGCAGATGGTAAAATGAAAGAAAAGTACACATACACTTATAATCGTATCACGTCATACGGTACTTGGGGGGACAAAGTGGTGACTGTTTCCACCGGGGACTCGAAAATAACGGATGAGGATCAGAATGTGGCTCAAGCATTGTTGTTCAACTATTTGGATGCGACCGATGGCAGTCAGGAAGAGGGTACCTTGCTTGCCGAAAATTACTTGGGTAATGGTGAAAAAGTTTCATGGGCAGGTCTGGTTGAAGCTAACAATAAGATTTATACATCTGTCATCCCAATGGGAATGAGTAAGTACGGTATTAAAAAATGGCCGGAAGCTGTGACAGATCAGGAACTTGTGACTAAGACTGACGGTGGTAGCGGCAGCGGTGCATATACAGCCGGTGTCATTCCTTCTACACAATACCCGGATAATGCTTATGTGGCAATTTATAGTGGCACGAACTTCAATGAGACTCCGGTGATTGCCAAGACTGATAAAATAGGCTATGCATGCGGTCGTATGCGTTCACAATATTATCAGACCATTTGGGCCGCTGATAATGGTGATGTCTATGTGTTCTCTCCCGGATATGGACGTACGGCAGTTTCATCTTCAGATTTGAAGAAGGTAACAGGACAGAAGCCTTCGGGCGCAATGCGTATCAAAGCAGGCGCAACAGATTTCGATCCGGATTACTATGTGAACTTTGAAGAGATAGGCACTAAACATCCTATTTTCCGTTGCTGGCACATCTCTGAAGATTACTTCCTGCTTCAATTGTATAAAAAGGGAGCGGAAGATATGATTAATGGTGGTACAAGTGCAGATGTTAGCGAATTAGCTGTTTTCAAGGCGGAAGATCAGACGATTATGCCTGTTACAGGTCTGCCGGCTGACGGAAAGTTTGGTGGCGAGCCTTATGGAGAAAAAGGGTATGCTTATATGGCTGTCACTGTGACTACGGGCGAGAAACCGGCCTTCTATAAAATAGACGCAAAAACAGGCAAGGCAGTCAAAGGTTTAACGGTAGAGGCTGACGCTATCACTACGGTAGGTAAGATGGAATATCTTTCAAAATAA
- a CDS encoding SDR family oxidoreductase, translating to MSEMKWAIITGADGGMGTEITRAVAKAGYRIIMACYHPKKAEVVRERLSKETGNPDLEVMAIDLSSMQSVVAFASQILERNLPISLLMNNAGTMETGFHTTSEGFERTVSVNYMGPYLLTRILIPLMVRGARIVNMVSCTYAIGKLDFPDFFHRGKTGTFWRIPVYSNTKLALLLFTFELSEQLREKGITVNAADPGIVSTDIITMHKWFDPLTDIFFRPFIRKPKKGASTAIGLLLDEKEAGVTGQLYVNNHRKNLSDKYTNHVQKEQLWEVTERALASWLK from the coding sequence ATGAGTGAAATGAAATGGGCAATCATCACCGGTGCGGACGGAGGAATGGGAACAGAAATAACACGTGCCGTAGCCAAAGCCGGTTATCGAATCATAATGGCTTGTTATCATCCGAAGAAAGCGGAGGTTGTTCGTGAACGTTTGAGCAAGGAAACCGGAAACCCGGATTTAGAGGTTATGGCTATTGACTTATCTTCCATGCAATCCGTAGTTGCTTTTGCCAGTCAGATCTTAGAAAGGAATCTTCCCATCTCTTTGTTGATGAATAATGCCGGAACGATGGAGACAGGTTTTCATACTACTTCCGAAGGATTCGAACGAACGGTAAGTGTGAATTATATGGGACCTTATCTGCTTACCCGGATATTAATTCCGTTGATGGTGCGTGGAGCGCGTATCGTAAATATGGTTTCCTGTACATACGCAATCGGCAAGCTCGACTTCCCAGATTTCTTTCATAGAGGGAAAACGGGAACGTTTTGGCGGATTCCTGTTTACAGTAACACGAAGTTGGCTTTATTATTGTTTACTTTCGAACTTTCCGAGCAACTTCGAGAGAAGGGAATTACCGTCAATGCTGCCGATCCGGGAATTGTTTCTACTGATATCATCACTATGCACAAGTGGTTCGATCCGTTGACGGATATTTTTTTCCGTCCTTTTATCCGTAAACCCAAGAAAGGGGCTTCTACGGCAATCGGTTTACTGTTGGACGAGAAGGAAGCCGGTGTGACAGGACAACTGTATGTCAATAACCACCGGAAAAACTTGTCTGATAAATACACGAATCATGTGCAAAAAGAGCAGTTGTGGGAGGTAACGGAACGTGCGTTGGCGAGTTGGCTGAAGTAG
- a CDS encoding NADH:flavin oxidoreductase has protein sequence MESKLFSPVTFGPLTLRNRTIRSAAFESMCPENTPTQMLLDYHRSVAAGGVGMTTVAYAAVTQSGLSFDRQLWLRPSIIPRLHELTKAVHDEGAAVGIQIGHCGNMSHKNICGVTPISASSGFNLYSPTFVRGMEKEELPEMAKAYGNAVNLARKAGFDAVEVHAGHGYLISQFLSPYTNHRKDEYGGSLENRMRFMDMVMEEVMKAAGNDMAVFVKMNMRDGFKGGMEIDESIQVAKRLLELGAHGLVLSGGFVSKAPMYVMRGAMPIRSMSYYMNCWWLKYGVRMFGKWMIPSVPFKEAYFLEDALKFRAALPDAPLIYVGGLVSRQKIDEVLDSGFDAVQMARALLNEPGFVNRMKQEEQARCNCGHSNYCIGRMYTIEMACHQHLKEQIPSSLQKEIDKLEKK, from the coding sequence ATGGAATCTAAACTTTTTAGCCCGGTCACCTTTGGCCCTTTGACGCTGCGGAATCGAACGATTCGTTCGGCAGCTTTTGAGAGCATGTGTCCGGAGAATACTCCCACGCAGATGTTGCTGGATTACCATCGGTCGGTAGCTGCGGGGGGAGTGGGTATGACAACAGTGGCTTATGCTGCCGTGACACAAAGCGGACTTTCTTTCGACCGTCAGTTGTGGTTGCGTCCGTCCATTATTCCCCGTTTACACGAATTGACAAAAGCTGTGCACGATGAAGGTGCCGCAGTAGGTATACAAATCGGGCATTGTGGAAATATGTCCCATAAAAATATATGTGGTGTCACTCCTATATCCGCATCTTCAGGCTTCAATCTCTATTCTCCTACGTTTGTGCGTGGAATGGAAAAAGAGGAGTTGCCGGAAATGGCGAAAGCGTATGGAAATGCAGTCAATCTGGCGAGGAAAGCCGGGTTCGACGCCGTTGAAGTACATGCGGGGCACGGCTATTTGATTAGTCAATTCCTGTCTCCCTACACCAATCACCGGAAAGATGAATATGGCGGTTCGCTCGAAAACCGGATGCGTTTTATGGATATGGTGATGGAAGAAGTGATGAAAGCGGCGGGCAATGATATGGCAGTTTTCGTAAAAATGAATATGCGCGACGGCTTCAAAGGAGGAATGGAGATAGACGAATCCATACAAGTGGCCAAACGTCTGTTGGAACTTGGCGCTCATGGATTGGTGTTGAGTGGTGGTTTTGTCAGTAAAGCGCCGATGTATGTAATGAGAGGTGCCATGCCGATTCGTTCGATGTCTTACTATATGAATTGTTGGTGGCTGAAATACGGAGTCCGTATGTTTGGCAAATGGATGATACCCTCTGTACCCTTCAAAGAGGCCTATTTCCTTGAAGATGCACTGAAGTTCCGTGCGGCTCTTCCGGATGCGCCGTTGATTTATGTCGGTGGTCTTGTTTCCCGTCAGAAAATAGATGAAGTGCTCGATTCCGGTTTTGATGCCGTGCAGATGGCGAGAGCGTTACTCAACGAACCGGGATTCGTGAACCGGATGAAACAGGAGGAACAAGCACGCTGCAACTGTGGACACAGTAATTATTGCATAGGACGTATGTATACGATAGAAATGGCTTGTCATCAACATTTGAAAGAACAAATCCCTTCCTCTTTACAAAAGGAGATTGATAAACTGGAGAAAAAATGA
- a CDS encoding DUF1295 domain-containing protein — protein sequence MSIDTFNLFLGVMSLIALFVFIALYFVKAGYGIFRTASWGVAISNKLAWILMEAPVFVVMCVMWIYSERRFEPVIFTFFLFFQIHYFQRAFIFPLLLKGKSKMPLAIMSMGVLFNLLNGYMQGKWIFYLAPETMYQAGWFTSPWFIIGTLLFFAGMLLNWQSDYIIRHLRKPGDTRHYLPQKGMYRYVTSANYFGEIVEWAGWAILTCSLSGLVFLWWTIANLVPRANAIWCRYREEFGDAVGERKRVFPFLY from the coding sequence ATGAGTATAGATACTTTTAATCTGTTTCTGGGGGTGATGAGCCTGATTGCTTTGTTTGTTTTTATCGCCCTTTACTTTGTGAAAGCCGGATATGGTATTTTCCGCACAGCATCGTGGGGCGTAGCTATCTCCAATAAACTAGCCTGGATATTGATGGAAGCTCCGGTTTTCGTGGTGATGTGCGTGATGTGGATCTATTCCGAACGTCGGTTCGAGCCGGTGATTTTCACTTTCTTCCTCTTCTTTCAAATTCACTATTTTCAGCGTGCTTTCATCTTCCCTTTACTATTGAAAGGGAAAAGTAAGATGCCGCTGGCAATCATGTCGATGGGAGTTCTTTTTAATTTGCTGAATGGCTATATGCAAGGAAAATGGATTTTCTATCTTGCTCCCGAAACGATGTATCAAGCCGGTTGGTTCACTTCACCGTGGTTTATTATAGGCACACTGCTCTTTTTCGCAGGTATGCTGTTGAACTGGCAGTCGGATTATATCATCCGTCATTTGCGCAAACCGGGAGACACCCGGCATTATCTGCCTCAAAAAGGAATGTACCGTTATGTCACTTCCGCCAACTATTTCGGCGAGATAGTAGAATGGGCAGGTTGGGCGATACTCACTTGTTCACTTTCCGGCCTGGTCTTCCTTTGGTGGACGATTGCTAACCTTGTTCCCCGTGCCAACGCCATTTGGTGCCGTTACCGCGAAGAATTCGGAGACGCAGTGGGAGAACGGAAACGAGTGTTCCCTTTTCTTTATTAG
- a CDS encoding citrate/2-methylcitrate synthase, with amino-acid sequence MKKEYLIYKLSEEMKEATRIDTELFSKFDVKRGLRNEDGTGVLVGLTRIGNVVGYERVPGGGLKPIPGKLFYRGYDVEDISHAIIKEKRFGFEEVAYLLLSGRLPDKEELLSFRELINDNMPLEQKTKMNIIELEGNNIMNILSRSVLEMYRFDANADDTSRDNLMRQSIELISKFPTIIAYAYNMLRHATFGRSLHIRHPQEKLSIAENFLYMLKKDYTELDARTLDLLLILQAEHGGGNNSTFTVRVTSSTGTDTYSAIAAGIGSLKGPLHGGANIQVADMFQHLKENIKDWTSVDEIDTYYTRMLNKEVYNKTGLIYGIGHAVYTISDPRALLLKELARDLAREKGRESEFAFLELLEERAIATFGRVKNNGKTVSSNIDFYSGFVYEMIGLPQEIFTPLFAMARIVGWCAHRNEELTFDGKRIIRPAYKNVLDDLAYIPIKKR; translated from the coding sequence ATGAAAAAAGAGTACTTGATTTACAAGCTTTCCGAGGAAATGAAGGAAGCTACCCGGATTGATACAGAATTGTTCTCCAAGTTTGATGTGAAGCGCGGATTGCGTAATGAAGACGGCACAGGTGTATTGGTAGGTTTAACCAGAATCGGTAATGTAGTAGGATATGAACGTGTTCCGGGTGGTGGGTTGAAACCCATACCGGGAAAACTGTTCTATCGCGGTTATGATGTAGAAGATATTTCTCACGCTATAATCAAAGAGAAACGCTTTGGCTTCGAAGAAGTGGCTTACCTATTGCTTTCCGGACGTCTGCCGGATAAAGAAGAATTGCTTTCTTTTCGTGAGTTGATTAACGACAATATGCCGTTGGAACAGAAAACGAAAATGAACATCATCGAGTTGGAAGGAAACAACATCATGAATATTCTTTCTCGCAGTGTATTGGAAATGTATCGTTTTGACGCAAATGCGGATGATACCTCCCGGGATAACCTGATGCGTCAGAGTATTGAACTGATTTCAAAGTTCCCCACTATCATCGCTTATGCTTATAATATGCTTCGTCATGCTACTTTCGGACGTTCTCTGCATATCCGCCATCCGCAGGAAAAGCTCTCTATTGCCGAGAATTTCCTGTATATGCTGAAAAAAGACTATACCGAACTGGATGCACGCACCCTCGACCTATTGCTGATTCTTCAGGCAGAGCACGGTGGTGGTAATAACTCCACTTTCACCGTTCGCGTAACTTCTTCTACCGGAACAGATACTTATTCGGCCATCGCCGCAGGTATCGGTTCGCTGAAAGGCCCGCTTCATGGAGGTGCCAATATTCAGGTAGCCGACATGTTCCAGCACCTGAAGGAAAATATCAAAGACTGGACAAGTGTAGATGAGATAGACACTTACTACACCCGAATGTTGAACAAAGAAGTGTATAACAAAACCGGATTGATCTATGGTATCGGACATGCCGTTTATACCATCTCCGACCCTCGTGCTCTTCTATTGAAAGAACTGGCTCGCGACCTTGCCCGTGAAAAAGGCAGAGAAAGCGAATTTGCTTTTCTTGAACTGTTGGAAGAACGTGCCATCGCTACTTTCGGACGGGTTAAAAACAACGGAAAGACAGTGTCCAGCAATATCGACTTCTATTCGGGCTTCGTGTATGAAATGATCGGTTTGCCGCAGGAAATCTTCACCCCATTGTTTGCCATGGCACGTATCGTAGGCTGGTGTGCACACCGCAATGAAGAATTGACCTTCGATGGTAAACGGATTATCCGTCCGGCTTATAAAAATGTACTTGATGATTTGGCTTATATCCCAATTAAGAAACGCTGA